In one window of Tenacibaculum mesophilum DNA:
- a CDS encoding AraC family transcriptional regulator — translation MKAELEIKDKTRQTEGLKIAPFRRHIRKTSPHKHNSYFEIIYLTKGKGSHTIDTKEYEIKPPVIFTIRKEQVHFWDIKTEPKGFVLIIKKSFIDNCLDKDIKRLISELSAQTCLFPKDNIAIDIFNILLNEHQENKKLNQPIIDGLLKALLAKFLESATPKTFKNGNGTIFQKFTALLSKDDGLKNKVNHYAKLLNTTAQNLNATCRKETGQSSAEILSEHIINEAKRLLLYTDITVSEIAHRLDFKDNSHFSKYFKRHVDQTPVGFRNNNR, via the coding sequence ATGAAAGCAGAACTCGAAATAAAAGACAAAACCAGACAAACCGAAGGATTAAAAATTGCTCCGTTCAGACGGCACATTAGAAAAACATCTCCACACAAACACAACAGTTATTTTGAAATTATCTATCTGACTAAAGGAAAAGGTTCCCACACTATTGACACCAAAGAATATGAAATAAAACCACCTGTTATTTTCACAATCCGTAAAGAGCAGGTACATTTTTGGGACATCAAAACAGAACCCAAAGGCTTTGTACTCATCATCAAAAAATCCTTTATCGACAACTGTTTGGACAAAGATATCAAACGCCTGATTTCAGAATTGAGTGCACAAACTTGTCTTTTTCCCAAAGACAATATTGCAATTGACATTTTCAACATTTTACTAAACGAACATCAAGAAAATAAAAAGCTAAATCAACCAATAATAGACGGACTGTTAAAAGCACTTTTGGCAAAATTTCTTGAATCGGCAACACCAAAAACTTTTAAAAACGGTAACGGTACAATCTTTCAAAAATTCACTGCCCTTTTGAGCAAAGACGATGGACTCAAAAATAAGGTAAACCATTATGCCAAATTGTTAAACACCACTGCGCAAAACCTAAATGCAACTTGCAGAAAAGAAACAGGACAATCTTCTGCTGAGATACTTTCAGAACACATTATCAATGAAGCAAAAAGGCTTTTGCTTTACACAGACATTACCGTAAGCGAGATTGCCCACAGACTTGATTTCAAGGACAATTCCCATTTTTCAAAATACTTCAAACGACACGTTGACCAAACTCCAGTGGGCTTTAGAAACAACAACAGATAA
- a CDS encoding IS110 family RNA-guided transposase, producing the protein MSKNKQFLGIDVSKDVLDVYDYQGNWYQFKNDASGFKELLLITTDLTHCIMEATGYYHVRLAYFLTEKGVLLSVENPLKVKRFIQMNLSKVKTDKSDAKQLYNYGVSQSPSIWKGDSKEQQECLQIVRLLSVYTKQSTQLKNKLHGESVLGTPSKLVVNSLKRQLKNIQKEIVKLEDLLLENVKKSYQEEITLLKSIPGIGGKTALMLLVFTDGFKRFTSAKELCSYAGITPTIRESGSSIKGRPRISKMGNPKLRNLLFMCSFNACKYNKACRELYDRIVAKGKSKKLALIAVCNKLLKQAFAIVKSGLPYDANYKSTLV; encoded by the coding sequence ATGAGTAAAAATAAACAATTTTTAGGAATCGATGTAAGTAAAGACGTTTTAGATGTATATGATTATCAAGGAAATTGGTATCAGTTTAAAAATGATGCATCAGGTTTTAAAGAGCTGTTGTTAATCACAACTGATTTAACACATTGTATAATGGAAGCTACAGGATATTATCATGTACGCTTAGCTTATTTTTTAACAGAAAAAGGAGTTTTGTTATCGGTAGAAAATCCGTTGAAGGTTAAGCGTTTTATTCAGATGAATTTATCAAAAGTAAAGACGGATAAGAGTGATGCAAAGCAGTTATATAATTATGGCGTAAGTCAATCTCCTTCTATATGGAAAGGAGATAGTAAGGAACAACAAGAATGTTTACAAATAGTACGTTTGTTGAGTGTTTATACGAAACAATCTACTCAATTAAAGAACAAGCTTCATGGCGAATCAGTATTAGGAACTCCCTCAAAATTGGTAGTTAATTCCTTAAAAAGGCAGCTGAAAAACATACAAAAAGAGATAGTTAAATTAGAAGATTTGTTGCTAGAGAACGTAAAAAAGAGTTATCAAGAAGAAATAACTTTATTAAAGTCTATTCCAGGAATAGGGGGTAAAACAGCATTAATGTTATTAGTTTTTACCGATGGATTTAAGCGTTTTACTTCAGCAAAAGAGTTGTGTAGTTACGCAGGTATTACACCCACTATTAGAGAATCAGGCAGTAGTATAAAAGGACGCCCTCGAATAAGTAAAATGGGGAATCCAAAGCTTAGAAATTTATTATTTATGTGTAGCTTTAATGCTTGTAAATACAACAAAGCATGTAGAGAACTTTATGACCGAATAGTTGCTAAAGGTAAGAGTAAAAAACTAGCTTTAATAGCGGTGTGTAATAAGCTACTAAAACAAGCTTTTGCCATTGTAAAGAGTGGTTTGCCTTATGACGCAAATTATAAAAGTACGTTGGTTTAA
- a CDS encoding TrmH family RNA methyltransferase: MKQISSTQNAYIKELLKLQEKSRERKKKGLFLVEGQREISLVVKGGYEIDTLLFVADMFTEESVNKILNKAANCIEITKEVYQKLAYRDTTEGIIAVVKAKNFDLDTIEFNTTTPLVLVMEGIEKPGNIGAMLRTADAANVDAVFIANPKTDLFNPNIIRSSVGCVFTNQIATGTSEDIIAYLQEHNINIYSATLQNSNEYHKNDYTKATALVVGTEATGLTQVWRDEATQNINIPMQGEIDSMNVSVAAAILTFEAKRQRNFIQ, from the coding sequence ATGAAACAGATTAGTAGTACACAAAACGCCTATATAAAAGAGCTTTTAAAGCTTCAAGAGAAATCTAGAGAACGCAAGAAGAAAGGATTGTTTTTAGTAGAAGGACAACGTGAAATTTCGTTAGTTGTTAAAGGAGGTTATGAAATAGATACCCTGCTGTTTGTTGCTGATATGTTTACCGAAGAAAGTGTAAACAAAATTCTAAATAAGGCTGCTAATTGTATAGAAATAACAAAAGAGGTATACCAAAAGCTTGCCTATCGTGATACTACCGAGGGTATTATTGCTGTAGTAAAAGCTAAAAACTTCGATTTAGACACTATTGAATTCAACACCACTACCCCACTCGTATTAGTTATGGAAGGTATTGAAAAACCAGGAAATATTGGTGCTATGTTACGTACCGCCGATGCTGCTAATGTGGATGCTGTTTTTATTGCCAACCCTAAAACGGATTTATTCAATCCTAATATCATACGTTCTAGTGTGGGTTGTGTATTTACCAATCAGATAGCTACAGGCACTTCTGAAGACATTATAGCGTACTTACAGGAGCATAACATTAATATTTACAGTGCTACCCTACAAAACTCAAACGAATACCATAAAAATGACTATACTAAGGCTACTGCTTTGGTAGTGGGTACTGAAGCTACAGGATTAACGCAAGTTTGGCGAGACGAAGCTACTCAGAATATCAACATCCCAATGCAAGGGGAAATAGATTCTATGAACGTATCGGTTGCCGCAGCCATCTTAACTTTTGAAGCGAAACGTCAACGTAATTTTATACAGTAA
- a CDS encoding amidohydrolase family protein, with translation MKIKLIYSLLCFLFLGNIIAQQTPAPKQTEAYSIEGATAHLGNGEVIENSLIMFSNGKIAHVGNANSRIARMGTVINAKGKHVYPGFIAANTSLGLAEIDAVRATRDFDEVGSMLPHIRSIIAYNAESKVVETMRPNGVLMAQIAPRGGVISGTSSVVQLDAWNWEDATIKTDDGIHMNWPQVFSRGRWWMGEDPGLKPNKNYQKSIDKLKEFFANAKSYLAGNKTPKNLPYEALQGVLNGNQRMFVHVSGEKGITDAVNVCKELGVKNIVIVRGQEAEKVADLLKTNNVPVILERAHRLPNGEDADYDRPFRAAKILTDAGILVGLGMEGDMERMSTRNLPFYAGTYAAYGLGKENALQLITQNNAKILGVDNNVGTLEVGKDATLFISEGDALDMRTNILTAAFIQGRKISLESHQTKLWKRYANKYKNQ, from the coding sequence ATGAAAATTAAATTAATATATAGTTTATTATGTTTCTTATTCTTAGGAAATATAATAGCGCAACAAACACCAGCACCCAAGCAAACTGAAGCTTATAGTATTGAAGGTGCTACAGCACATTTAGGAAACGGAGAAGTAATTGAAAACTCCTTAATCATGTTTTCTAACGGTAAAATAGCCCATGTAGGAAATGCTAATAGCAGAATTGCTCGTATGGGAACTGTTATTAATGCCAAAGGAAAACACGTGTACCCAGGTTTTATTGCAGCAAACACCTCTTTAGGTTTAGCTGAAATTGATGCTGTACGTGCAACAAGAGACTTTGATGAGGTAGGTTCAATGCTACCACACATTCGTAGTATTATTGCCTATAATGCAGAAAGTAAAGTAGTAGAAACCATGCGTCCTAACGGAGTATTAATGGCACAAATTGCTCCACGTGGTGGTGTTATTTCTGGTACGTCTTCTGTGGTACAATTAGATGCTTGGAACTGGGAAGATGCTACTATTAAAACCGATGATGGTATTCACATGAACTGGCCTCAAGTATTTTCGAGAGGTCGTTGGTGGATGGGTGAAGATCCAGGATTAAAGCCTAACAAAAACTATCAAAAAAGTATTGATAAGCTTAAAGAATTTTTCGCCAATGCAAAAAGCTACCTAGCAGGTAACAAAACACCTAAAAACTTACCATACGAAGCTTTACAAGGAGTTTTAAACGGTAATCAAAGAATGTTTGTACACGTATCAGGAGAAAAAGGAATTACTGATGCTGTAAATGTATGTAAAGAATTAGGAGTTAAAAACATCGTGATTGTTCGCGGACAAGAGGCTGAAAAAGTTGCTGACTTATTAAAAACGAATAATGTACCTGTTATTTTAGAACGTGCTCACCGTTTGCCTAATGGTGAAGATGCAGATTATGACAGACCTTTTAGAGCAGCTAAGATATTAACCGATGCAGGTATTTTAGTAGGTTTAGGTATGGAAGGAGATATGGAACGTATGAGCACACGTAACTTACCTTTTTATGCAGGAACGTATGCTGCTTACGGATTAGGTAAAGAAAATGCCTTGCAATTAATTACTCAAAACAACGCTAAAATTTTAGGTGTTGACAACAATGTAGGAACCTTAGAAGTTGGTAAAGATGCTACCCTATTTATTTCTGAAGGTGATGCTTTAGATATGCGTACTAACATTTTAACAGCTGCTTTTATACAAGGAAGAAAAATTAGCCTAGAATCGCATCAAACAAAATTATGGAAGCGTTATGCTAATAAGTATAAAAACCAATAG
- a CDS encoding amidohydrolase family protein yields the protein MKKILFLLLSLCISTSFAQEYFPTNTGVKSSKNNVYAFTNATIYVTPTQVVKKGTLLIKDGKVVAVGKSVNIPNEAQVINLDGKSMYPSFVDAYSTFGIAKPKRESGRGKTPQYDAGRKGYYWNDHIRPDVDAAAEFNFDTKKAKELLSLGFGAVNTHLEDGIMQGNGVLVALNPNSSDAYRILDKQSGNYLSFSKSAKSRQSYPTSRMGAMALLRQTYLDADWYAKGNAKNTDLALEALNSKKELSQIFNAGGYLDNMRADKIGDEFGIQYTIVGGGNEYERINDIKATNATYILPINFRNAYDVSNPFLANKIALSDMRSWNQEPANPSILAKNNVPFALTTYKLKKAKEFSSNLQKAITYGLDKTTALEALTTVPAKILKNDKIGNLKAGSYANFLITSGDIFDKQTTLYENWVQGDKNTINSMDIKDITGKYTLTVNGKSYDMTITGKGAKQTAALKSGDKKVNSKSSFSNDWLHIAFKDGDNYTRLTAFVKNKQQITGTATDNDGNESTWNATYTGKADAKKKGGKKKETTPEVVAVSYPNIGLGNPTAPQKETILIKNATVWTSENNEVLNNTDVLIKDGKIAKIGTNLSSRGAKVIDGTGKYVTAGIIDEHSHIATSAVNESGHNSTAEVTIEDVINPNDVNIYRNIAGGVTSIQVLHGSANPIGGRSAIIKLKWGENADGMLYNNTPKFIKFALGENVKQSNWGDLNTIRFPQTRMGVEQVYIDYFQRAKEYDAKKKSGQPYRKDIELETLAEIINKERFISCHSYVQSEINMLMKVAEQFNFNINTFTHILEGYKLADKMKEHGVGGSTFADWWAYKYEVNDAIPYNAAIMHNQGVTVAINSDDAEMSRRLNQEAAKLIKYGGLSEQEAWATVTINPAKLLHLNDRTGSIKEGKDADVVVWSGNPLSVYSKAEKTIIDGAVYFDIEKDLEKRKAIKAERAKLINMMLQEKIKGGKTQAPKKKTQKLFHCDTE from the coding sequence ATGAAAAAAATACTATTCTTACTCTTATCCCTGTGTATTAGTACCTCTTTTGCACAAGAGTACTTTCCTACCAACACAGGAGTAAAGTCATCCAAAAACAACGTGTATGCATTTACCAATGCTACTATTTATGTTACCCCTACCCAAGTAGTAAAAAAAGGAACACTGCTTATTAAAGACGGTAAAGTTGTTGCTGTAGGTAAATCCGTTAACATACCTAACGAAGCACAAGTAATTAACCTAGACGGAAAGTCTATGTATCCTTCGTTTGTAGATGCCTATTCAACCTTTGGTATCGCAAAACCTAAACGTGAGAGTGGTCGTGGTAAAACACCACAATACGATGCTGGTAGAAAAGGATATTACTGGAACGACCATATTCGTCCTGATGTAGATGCTGCTGCTGAGTTTAACTTTGATACTAAAAAAGCTAAAGAATTATTGTCTTTAGGTTTCGGTGCTGTTAATACACACCTAGAAGACGGTATTATGCAAGGTAACGGAGTTTTAGTTGCTTTAAACCCTAATAGTTCTGATGCTTACAGAATATTAGACAAACAATCAGGAAACTACTTATCGTTTTCTAAAAGTGCTAAATCACGTCAAAGCTACCCTACTTCACGTATGGGAGCCATGGCATTATTACGTCAAACATATTTAGACGCTGACTGGTATGCTAAAGGAAATGCAAAAAATACCGATTTAGCTTTAGAAGCTCTAAACAGTAAAAAAGAGTTATCTCAAATATTTAATGCAGGTGGATATTTAGATAATATGCGTGCTGATAAAATTGGTGACGAATTTGGAATTCAATATACCATTGTAGGTGGAGGTAACGAATATGAAAGAATCAATGATATTAAAGCAACTAATGCTACTTACATTCTTCCTATTAACTTTAGAAATGCTTACGATGTATCAAATCCATTTTTAGCAAATAAAATTGCGTTAAGCGATATGCGCTCTTGGAATCAAGAACCAGCAAATCCTTCAATTTTAGCAAAAAACAATGTTCCTTTTGCATTAACTACCTACAAGTTAAAAAAAGCAAAAGAATTTAGTAGTAACCTACAAAAAGCAATTACTTATGGATTAGATAAAACTACAGCTTTAGAAGCATTAACTACAGTACCTGCCAAAATTTTAAAGAATGATAAAATAGGAAACTTAAAAGCTGGTAGTTATGCTAACTTCTTAATTACTTCTGGTGATATTTTTGACAAACAAACTACTTTATATGAAAACTGGGTACAAGGTGATAAAAACACCATTAACTCAATGGATATTAAAGATATTACAGGTAAGTACACGTTAACAGTTAACGGAAAATCGTACGATATGACCATTACTGGTAAAGGAGCTAAACAAACAGCTGCTTTAAAAAGTGGAGATAAAAAGGTAAACAGCAAATCGTCTTTTAGCAACGACTGGTTACATATAGCTTTTAAAGATGGTGACAACTATACTCGCTTAACAGCATTTGTTAAAAACAAACAACAAATTACAGGTACAGCTACCGACAACGATGGGAATGAAAGTACATGGAATGCTACTTATACTGGAAAAGCTGACGCTAAAAAGAAAGGCGGCAAGAAAAAAGAGACCACTCCTGAAGTAGTAGCTGTTTCATACCCAAATATCGGATTAGGAAACCCTACAGCTCCGCAAAAAGAAACTATTTTAATTAAAAATGCTACGGTTTGGACTTCTGAAAACAACGAAGTACTAAACAATACCGATGTATTAATTAAAGATGGTAAAATAGCCAAAATAGGTACCAACTTATCTTCAAGAGGAGCAAAAGTTATTGACGGAACTGGTAAGTATGTAACCGCAGGTATTATTGATGAGCATTCACATATTGCTACTTCAGCAGTAAACGAATCAGGACATAACTCAACAGCTGAGGTTACTATTGAAGATGTTATCAACCCTAACGATGTAAATATTTACAGAAACATTGCGGGAGGTGTTACTTCTATTCAGGTATTACACGGTTCTGCCAATCCTATCGGTGGACGTTCGGCAATTATCAAACTAAAATGGGGAGAGAATGCTGACGGAATGTTATACAACAACACTCCTAAATTTATCAAATTCGCCTTAGGTGAAAACGTAAAACAATCTAACTGGGGAGATTTAAATACCATTCGTTTCCCTCAAACACGTATGGGAGTTGAACAAGTATATATTGACTACTTCCAAAGAGCGAAAGAATACGATGCTAAAAAGAAAAGCGGACAGCCATATCGTAAGGATATTGAGTTAGAAACCTTAGCAGAAATTATTAATAAAGAACGTTTTATTTCTTGTCACTCTTACGTACAGTCAGAAATCAATATGTTAATGAAAGTTGCAGAACAATTCAACTTTAACATTAATACGTTTACCCACATTTTAGAAGGATACAAACTAGCAGATAAAATGAAAGAACACGGAGTTGGCGGTTCTACTTTTGCTGACTGGTGGGCATATAAATACGAGGTTAACGACGCGATTCCATACAACGCAGCTATTATGCACAACCAAGGAGTTACCGTTGCTATTAATTCTGATGATGCAGAAATGTCTCGTAGATTGAATCAAGAAGCTGCTAAATTGATTAAATATGGAGGTTTAAGCGAACAAGAAGCTTGGGCTACAGTTACTATCAATCCTGCTAAATTATTACACTTAAACGACCGTACAGGTAGTATTAAAGAAGGTAAAGATGCAGATGTTGTAGTATGGAGCGGAAATCCACTTTCAGTATATTCTAAAGCAGAGAAAACAATTATTGACGGAGCTGTTTATTTTGATATTGAAAAAGACTTAGAAAAGCGTAAAGCTATTAAAGCAGAGCGTGCTAAGTTAATTAACATGATGTTACAAGAGAAGATTAAAGGAGGTAAAACACAAGCTCCTAAAAAGAAAACTCAGAAATTATTTCACTGTGATACAGAATAA
- a CDS encoding WD40/YVTN/BNR-like repeat-containing protein, producing MKRLLFLFLLSLTILSCKQEKKAPRTFETIKITEFKQDSTSIRAILAISNDELIFAGSKGDITTTKNGGRTWQTQSLKYNDTIIPHFRSIAKNGENIFALSVANPALLYKGYENKYELVYKEEHEKVFYDCMQFFADGKHGIAVGDPTEDCPSIILTSDGGNTWTKLPCSQLPTFEEGEAFFAASNTNIAIVNNAVWIGSGGTKARILKSTDFGNTWEIFDTPIVQGNGPQGIYSIDFYDENHGIAIGGNYSKPEDNNANKAITTDGGKTWTLVANNTNPNYKSCVQYVPNTNGNEVFAVGKTGISFSNDGGHTWKQISKESYYAIQFIDSNTAWLSGHEKIGKLVLN from the coding sequence ATGAAACGATTATTATTCCTTTTCTTACTCTCTTTAACAATACTATCTTGTAAGCAAGAAAAGAAAGCCCCAAGAACTTTTGAAACTATTAAAATTACCGAGTTTAAACAAGATAGTACCAGTATTAGAGCTATACTAGCTATTAGTAACGATGAGTTAATTTTTGCAGGCTCTAAAGGAGATATTACAACAACAAAAAATGGTGGTAGAACATGGCAAACACAAAGTTTAAAGTATAACGATACTATTATACCGCACTTTAGAAGCATTGCTAAAAATGGTGAAAATATATTTGCCTTATCGGTAGCAAACCCAGCCTTACTATATAAAGGATATGAAAACAAATATGAATTGGTATATAAGGAAGAACACGAAAAGGTTTTTTACGACTGTATGCAATTCTTTGCCGATGGAAAACATGGTATTGCCGTTGGTGATCCTACAGAAGATTGTCCGTCTATTATTCTTACCTCAGACGGAGGAAATACGTGGACAAAACTACCTTGCTCACAGCTGCCTACTTTTGAAGAAGGAGAAGCCTTCTTTGCTGCTAGTAACACCAATATTGCTATTGTAAACAATGCTGTTTGGATAGGTTCTGGAGGAACCAAAGCACGTATTTTAAAATCTACCGATTTTGGAAACACTTGGGAGATTTTTGACACCCCAATTGTACAAGGTAACGGACCACAAGGAATTTACTCTATTGATTTTTATGATGAAAACCATGGAATTGCTATTGGAGGAAACTACTCAAAACCGGAAGACAATAACGCTAATAAAGCAATTACTACCGATGGTGGTAAAACATGGACACTCGTAGCTAATAATACCAATCCTAATTACAAAAGCTGCGTACAGTATGTACCTAACACGAATGGAAATGAAGTTTTTGCAGTTGGAAAAACAGGAATATCATTTTCTAACGATGGTGGACATACTTGGAAACAAATAAGCAAGGAAAGCTACTATGCTATTCAGTTTATTGACAGTAATACAGCCTGGTTATCTGGTCATGAAAAGATTGGAAAGCTAGTTCTTAACTAA
- a CDS encoding patatin-like phospholipase family protein encodes MKKALVISGGGSKGAFAGGVAQYLMKNKNKDYDMLLGTSTGSLMVSHLALGMIDELKEIYTSVDQKAIFSNSPFRVKSVHGEKVVSIRHRNTIWNFLNGRKTFGESKNLRKLISKSVTKEMYDEIRRLNKEVVVTVSNLTANQIEYKSILECEYEDFCDWIWGSCNYVPFMSLLEKDHCQYADGGFGSLIPIREAIARGATEVDAIILATEVTQMNRLPAKNPFSLMMDTFDFMLENVERHNITIGKLSAKQHNVKLNLYYTPTVLTTNSLVFDKEKMKQWWKSGYKYAKKLNDDRMTEFRPEMVDNQEIEEGIENSEV; translated from the coding sequence ATGAAAAAAGCCCTAGTAATTTCAGGAGGAGGAAGTAAAGGAGCCTTTGCGGGCGGTGTTGCACAATACCTGATGAAAAATAAAAATAAAGATTACGACATGCTTTTAGGAACATCAACAGGTAGTTTAATGGTTTCGCATTTGGCTTTGGGTATGATTGATGAATTAAAAGAAATATATACATCGGTAGATCAAAAAGCTATTTTTAGTAACAGCCCGTTCAGAGTAAAATCGGTACATGGAGAAAAGGTGGTTTCTATACGACATAGAAACACGATTTGGAACTTTTTAAATGGTCGTAAAACTTTTGGTGAGAGTAAAAACTTACGAAAGCTTATAAGTAAAAGTGTTACTAAAGAAATGTACGACGAAATTAGAAGGCTGAATAAAGAGGTAGTGGTCACAGTATCTAATTTAACAGCGAATCAAATTGAATACAAATCTATCTTAGAATGTGAATATGAAGATTTTTGCGATTGGATTTGGGGTTCGTGCAATTATGTGCCTTTTATGAGTTTACTGGAAAAAGATCATTGTCAGTATGCTGATGGTGGTTTTGGAAGTTTAATACCTATAAGAGAAGCTATAGCAAGAGGTGCGACGGAGGTGGATGCTATTATTTTAGCAACGGAAGTAACACAAATGAATAGATTGCCTGCTAAAAACCCTTTTTCACTGATGATGGATACGTTTGATTTTATGTTGGAGAATGTTGAGCGACATAATATTACCATAGGAAAGCTTTCTGCAAAACAACATAATGTAAAACTGAATTTATACTATACGCCAACGGTATTAACAACGAACTCGTTAGTTTTTGATAAAGAGAAGATGAAGCAATGGTGGAAGTCAGGTTATAAGTATGCGAAAAAGCTGAATGATGATAGAATGACAGAATTTAGACCAGAGATGGTAGATAATCAGGAAATAGAGGAAGGAATAGAAAATAGTGAAGTATGA
- a CDS encoding DUF72 domain-containing protein, with the protein MKFGKVAQPELIDFTLPETHPKTIELLNSYEKGGTPNVYVGCAKWNKADLKGFYPRGTKDELEYYSKQFNSIELNATFYRQFPAEQFEKWKAKTPENFKFFPKLGQEISHWKRLQGVQDAVNVYLDNASHLQEKLGTIFLQLHANFGNKNFDRLQNFVVSWPKGIPLAIEVRHPDWFEDTRVFEEFTQLFEEHNIANVLVDTAGRRDMMHMRLTNNEAFVRYVGANHPSDYTRLDDWVVRLKEWNDLGLENIHFFIHQNLEVESPLLAAYFIKKLNKELGVDLKIPNEENNQQMSLL; encoded by the coding sequence ATGAAGTTTGGAAAAGTAGCACAACCAGAGTTAATAGATTTTACATTACCTGAAACACACCCTAAAACAATAGAGCTATTAAACTCTTATGAAAAGGGTGGTACGCCTAATGTGTATGTGGGCTGTGCAAAATGGAATAAAGCAGATTTAAAAGGATTTTATCCGAGAGGAACCAAAGATGAATTGGAGTATTATTCGAAACAGTTTAACTCAATAGAGCTCAATGCTACTTTTTACCGACAGTTTCCTGCAGAACAGTTTGAAAAGTGGAAAGCTAAAACCCCTGAGAACTTTAAATTCTTTCCCAAACTAGGGCAGGAGATAAGCCATTGGAAGCGTTTACAGGGTGTACAAGATGCGGTGAATGTTTATTTAGATAATGCCTCGCATTTGCAAGAGAAGTTAGGTACCATCTTTTTACAGTTACATGCTAATTTTGGAAATAAAAACTTTGATAGATTACAAAACTTTGTAGTGAGCTGGCCTAAAGGTATACCATTAGCTATAGAGGTACGCCATCCAGATTGGTTTGAAGATACAAGGGTGTTTGAAGAGTTTACACAGCTGTTTGAAGAACATAACATAGCCAATGTGTTAGTAGATACAGCAGGTAGAAGAGATATGATGCATATGCGTTTAACGAATAACGAGGCTTTTGTTCGTTATGTTGGAGCAAATCACCCATCAGATTATACACGTTTGGATGATTGGGTAGTTCGCTTAAAAGAATGGAATGATTTAGGATTAGAGAATATTCACTTTTTTATCCATCAAAATTTAGAAGTAGAATCACCATTGTTGGCAGCCTACTTTATAAAAAAGCTAAATAAGGAATTAGGAGTTGATTTAAAGATTCCTAATGAAGAGAATAACCAACAAATGAGTTTGTTGTAA